The genomic window TACCCCCCAAACCGAGAGTCGCTCGCTCAACGCGTAACGCCCGTACGGGTAGAAGCCGGTCAAGCTGCTCTCCAACGCGCCGTTCCCCTGCGGTGAACGGTAATCGCCCTCCCCACGGGAGTGCGCGAGCAGCATGCCTGCCGTACCGCGCTCGCCCCACCAGTCGACCCCGAGCATCCCGCTCAAGACCTCCCCACTCAGCGTCATCTCGTCGTCGTCCCCATCGAAGCGGGACAACACGCCCCGGCCCCACAGGGAACCGAAACCCGTGCCCTGCTTTCCGCCCGTCAGCGTCAGTGATGTCCCCGCCAGCAAGTCCCTTTCGGTAATCCGGCGCCATCTCGACGACTTTCGGCCTTCCACAACATCCTCGCCCCGGAACCAGGACGCGAGCGACTCCATGCGCTCCCGCGCGTCCGCCTCCGAATCGCGGCCGCCTCCTCCGATGACCAAGCCTGCAAACCGGCCTTCCAACCCTGCGTTCCTCGGCGCCGCCATCCGTGCCGCCACCGCCTCCACCACCTGCTCCGCCACCGTGCGCCCGAACCGGCCGACCCAGGCGCGCTGCACCGTCCCGCTCCCCAGGATCGTCCCGGCCGCTTCACCGTCCTCGATCTCCGCTCCCGATGCGTTGGAAAGAACCAGCGTCAGGGTCTCCGCCCCCTCCATCACTTCATCCGCCAGCACCGCCACCGTCAGCGTCTTCTCCGTCTCTCCCGCCTCGAACACCAGGGTGCCGGAGGCTTCGACGTAGTCCTCTCCTGGAGTCGCCGTGCCCGCCCGCGTGGTCCAGTCCACCGTCACCGGCCCGGACACCGCCGGCTCCAGGGCCACCCGGAACAACAACGTGGCACCCTCGTCCGCGCGCGCATCGGCTACCCGCAACACCGGCATCCGCTCCTCCTCCGGCGGTTCGGGCTCCACCGGCGCTTCGGCCTGTCGCGTGACCGTCACCGAGTAGGATCTCTCGGCGGCGCCGTCCGGAGCCGTCACCCGCACCTTGAAGACGGTCTCGCCCACGGCCAGGTCCACGTCGAGGCCCGCCGTCGCGGTATCCGCGTCCGCCAGTGTTCGGTCATCCTTGTCCAGATACCCCACCTCGGCAGTACCGTCGGCGGCGACCGCCGTCACGGTGACGCGGGAAACCGCGTTGGCGACGGCCGCGGTGTATTCCGTCGTGGATGCGGCGAAAGCCGGGGCGAGGGCAACGGCGTCGCCGTTCAGGTCCACGAGTGTCAACGTCATCAGCGTATCGTTCGGCCGTGTCACTTCATCTTGGGCGTAGAACACCGCGAATGGTGACGTCACACTCACCGTACCGCACACCTTCCCACCCTCCACATATTGATTCGTGATCGTGAGCGCTTCCCAGTTGGTGCCGTCGAAGCGATACAGCATCGGGATTCCGGGCACGTTCGGGTCATAACTCAGGCATACCACGGTCCCGGAAGGCACCCTGATTTCCGCCACCGGCTGGTCTTCGGGCGCATCGCTGCCCGATGGGGCCGGGGCATTCCTGGCCCGTTCGTCATCGGACAACGCCACCTGCACGTGGACCGTCTCCGCCGACGCCGTTTCCGGAAGCTCCACGGTCAGCTCGACTCCGCTCAGGGGGCCCCTGTTCACCGAGACCTCCAACCGGTCGGAGTCCGCATCCTCCGTGACCTCGATAGTGCCGCCGCCCAAGTCGCCCGTGGTGAGCGTCACCTGCCCCGCGGCACGGGTCTCGACCTCCACGCTCGTCATTTGGGGAACGTCAAAGCTTGCCGGTGCAACGACCTTCGCGGTCGCCGTGCCGGACGTCGGCGTCGCCGTGCCGCTCACGGCCGCTCCCGCGCCGCTGGCGTTCACCGCACGCACCTGGAACGTGTGCACCGTCCCGTTGTCCAGCTCGCCCACCGTCACGCGGGTCTCATCCGCCTGATCGGCCCCGGCGTCTTCGCTGTCCTGGACCTCCGTCCAGTCCGGCGACCACGCCACCGCGCCCTCCTCTCTCGCCCGGTACTGGAGCCTGGTCACCGTTCCGCCACTGTCACCCGACGGCAACTCCCACGACAGCGCCACCTCGCGGTCCCGGGGTGTCAGCACCAGGTTCCGTACCGCGGCAGGAACTTCGTCGTCGTCCACGATCGTCACCACCGACCCGCATGCGGCATCGCCCGTGGTTTGCGGGCACGCGCTACCGTTCGCCCGCACAAAATGTATGCGCCCGGGCAGCCCGGGCATCGCCGCCACGTGTACCCTGAATGTCTCGTCGTCCTCCTCCGCCGCATCGTCCACGATCGTCAGGGCCACCTCCTTGCGCGCCTCCCACTCATTCCCCGCGGCCATGAAGTCGGCGGCGGCGATGGCGACCCTCTCGGACACGGGTGCGAAATCCGTACCGCTTGCCGCGCCCCCGCTCACACCACTCGACAACAGCACCACCGTAAACCCTTGGTTCGGCAGTGGCAGCCCCTCGGCCGTCCGCGCCACCACGACCACCCGCGCATCCGTCACCTCCTCCCCGAACCGATACGACCCGGCATCCAGCCGTACCGTCAACGCGGGGCTCAGCACGACCATCCGCGCGCTCGCCTCCCCTGGCGTACCTACCGCGTAGCCGTCCCCGGTCGTCACCGTCGCCGTCAGATCCCCCGCCTCCACCGCTCCGCCACCGCCGAACCGGAACTTCTCGAGCCGAAGCACCGCCGCGGCAGACCCCGCCGCGAACGTCACCGTCTGATCGAGGTCCGCCTCCCCGAGGTAGGAATGCTCCTGAGTCAGCGTCACGTTCGCCGTCAACGCCTCATCCGTGCCCCCGGTGCGCATCAGGTTGAACACGACGTCGTCGATCTGGAATCCGTACTCGCTCGCCCCCGCCGCTACCGTCACCGTCGTGCCCGACGACGGCGTCCCCGTCCCCTTCACCGCCTCCCCCGCACCGTTCCCGTTCACCGCACGAACCTCGAACGTATGCTCCGTACCGTTCTCCAGGTCTGTCACCGTCACCCCGGTCTCATCCCCCGCGGACTCCGC from Deltaproteobacteria bacterium includes these protein-coding regions:
- a CDS encoding fibronectin type III domain-containing protein, giving the protein MPEDDGGRAVTKFQYRVSDDGEDTWSEWMDIADGADEAESAGDETGVTVTDLENGTEHTFEVRAVNGNGAGEAVKGTGTPSSGTTVTVAAGASEYGFQIDDVVFNLMRTGGTDEALTANVTLTQEHSYLGEADLDQTVTFAAGSAAAVLRLEKFRFGGGGAVEAGDLTATVTTGDGYAVGTPGEASARMVVLSPALTVRLDAGSYRFGEEVTDARVVVVARTAEGLPLPNQGFTVVLLSSGVSGGAASGTDFAPVSERVAIAAADFMAAGNEWEARKEVALTIVDDAAEEDDETFRVHVAAMPGLPGRIHFVRANGSACPQTTGDAACGSVVTIVDDDEVPAAVRNLVLTPRDREVALSWELPSGDSGGTVTRLQYRAREEGAVAWSPDWTEVQDSEDAGADQADETRVTVGELDNGTVHTFQVRAVNASGAGAAVSGTATPTSGTATAKVVAPASFDVPQMTSVEVETRAAGQVTLTTGDLGGGTIEVTEDADSDRLEVSVNRGPLSGVELTVELPETASAETVHVQVALSDDERARNAPAPSGSDAPEDQPVAEIRVPSGTVVCLSYDPNVPGIPMLYRFDGTNWEALTITNQYVEGGKVCGTVSVTSPFAVFYAQDEVTRPNDTLMTLTLVDLNGDAVALAPAFAASTTEYTAAVANAVSRVTVTAVAADGTAEVGYLDKDDRTLADADTATAGLDVDLAVGETVFKVRVTAPDGAAERSYSVTVTRQAEAPVEPEPPEEERMPVLRVADARADEGATLLFRVALEPAVSGPVTVDWTTRAGTATPGEDYVEASGTLVFEAGETEKTLTVAVLADEVMEGAETLTLVLSNASGAEIEDGEAAGTILGSGTVQRAWVGRFGRTVAEQVVEAVAARMAAPRNAGLEGRFAGLVIGGGGRDSEADARERMESLASWFRGEDVVEGRKSSRWRRITERDLLAGTSLTLTGGKQGTGFGSLWGRGVLSRFDGDDDEMTLSGEVLSGMLGVDWWGERGTAGMLLAHSRGEGDYRSPQGNGALESSLTGFYPYGRYALSERLSVWGVAGYGKGELQLAPAGADTAKTDMDLFMAAAGGRGVVWMPASGGPELAVKADGLLAHTGSNAEPGELVAANAAVTRLRAGIEGTWRVGEAEGGQLVPSLEVGVRYDGGDAETGFGADIGAGVAWSDPARGLAVDLRGRTLVTHEDGTFREFGIAGSVSWDRDPSSDLGPTLSMRQTLGSRADGGMDALLSRGAIEALAAEDNGADLRPRFEARLGYGLPVFGHRFTGTPEVGIALSETMREYGLGWRLSLVTRSAAGFALRLEGTQHEPVRGDRRPEHRVGLRLNAHW